One window of Triticum dicoccoides isolate Atlit2015 ecotype Zavitan chromosome 5A, WEW_v2.0, whole genome shotgun sequence genomic DNA carries:
- the LOC119301258 gene encoding mediator of RNA polymerase II transcription subunit 25-like: MVEGMASERQLVVVVEGTAALGPYWPAIAAEYVEKIVRSFCSTELSGQKLAGVPPELALVVFHTHGPYSAFIVQRSGWTKDMDAFLSWLSGISFSGGGFSEAAICEGLAEALMILQGSPGSSQNHQNRELQKHCLLVAASNPYPLPTPVYRPSVQSSDHKKSNEATKESCLADAEAVAVSFAQSSVSLSVVSPKQLPTLKAIYNAGKRNPQASDSSVDHAKNPHFLVLLSESFMEARTALSHPLPGNLVPNHTITKMDIAPAATVPGPPSNATPSVNGTMMGRQPTANVKVEPTTIPPMVSAPAFSHMTPISNVASQGVSAMQTSSPSIISQETNVANEILQEHKPLVNPIQQQVRPGGPANVSILNNLSQHRHSLTAATSMGPNMGATPIQVHMSNMISSGMTSTPAVISSISGTVQPIGAQQLVQNTALGSFGSNTSTVSGNSNIAVSSSLANIQSNMAMGQSVPSMAQGGLMAGPQSGQGGIGTNQNMINNLGTTAISSMPTMMPTPGMVQQTGVNALSANNSSAMNMPLAQHPNGQQPSKYVKIWEGTLSGQRQGQPVFICKLEGYRSGTASDTLASDWPETMQIVRLIAQEHMNNKQYVGKADFLVFRTLNQHGFLGQLQEKKLCAVIQLPSQTLLLSVSDKAGRLIGMLFPGDMVVFKPQVSTQQPQMQPQQQQQQLQQQQHQIQQQQQQLQQLQQQQLQQHQMQMQPQGQQLQQQQQMQQMQQQQQQMQQMQHQQQQQQQQIQQQQQMQQQQQQQQQQQQQQQMQQMQQQQQQQPQQLQQQPQMVGTGMGQQQFMQGHGRAVQMMQGKIAPQGPGNMSGGGYLS; this comes from the exons ATGGTGGAGGGGATGGCTTCGGAGAGGCAGCTGGTGGTGGTCGTCGAGGGCACGGCGGCGCTGGGGCCGTACTGGCCCGCCATTGCGGCCGAGTACGTCGAGAAGATCGTTCG GAGTTTTTGTTCTACTGAACTATCAGGGCAG AAGCTTGCAGGGGTACCACCTGAGCTTGCATTAGTTGTCTTCCATACCCATGGACCTTACAGTG CCTTTATTGTACAACGCAGCGGTTGGACAAAAGATATGGATGCTTTTCTTTCATGGTTATCAGGAATATCATTTAGTGGTGGAGGCTTCAGTGAAGCTGCTATTTGTGAAGGTCTTGCTGAAGCACTGATG ATACTCCAAGGCAGTCCTGGTAGCAGCCAGAATCATCAAAATCGTgaacttcaaaagcattgcctactTGTTGCTGCAAGTAATCCTTACCCGCTGCCTACACCTGTCTACCGCCCTTCTGTTCAAAGTAGTGATCACAAAAAGAGCAACGAAGCAACAAAGGAATCATGTCTTGCTGATGCTGAGGCTGTTGCAGTCTCATTTGCTCAG TCCTCTGTATCGTTGTCGGTGGTATCTCCTAAACAGCTACCAACACTGAAGGCAATATACAACGCG GGAAAGAGGAATCCTCAAGCTTCTGATTCATCAGTTGATCATGCCAAAAATCCACATTTTCTTGTTTTGCTGTCTGAGAGTTTCATGGAGGCTCGAACCGCTCTAAGCCATCCTTTACCCGGGAACCTTGTCCCAAACCACACCATTACAAAaatggatatcgcacctgcagctaCTGTGCCAGGACCACCTTCGAATGCCACTCCCTCAG TGAATGGAACGATGATGGGACGGCAACCGACTGCAAATGTTAAAGTG GAGCCGACAACTATACCACCAATGGTTTCTGCACCTGCATTCTCTCATATGACACCTATTTCAAATGTTGCTTCTCAAGGTGTATCAGCAATGCAAACTTCTTCACCATCGATTATTTCACAAGAAACAAATGTTGCAAATGAAATATTGCAAGAGCATAAGCCTTTAGTAAACCCTATCCAACAACAGGTTCGGCCTGGTGGCCCAGCAAATGTTAGCATCCTAAACAATCTGTCACAACATCGACACTCTTTAACAGCAGCTACCTCAATGGGACCTAACATGGGAGCAACACCTATACAAGTGCACATGTCAAACATGATATCAAGTGGAATGACATCAACTCCCGCTGTCATATCTTCTATATCTGGAACAGTACAGCCAATTGGTGCTCAACAGTTGGTACAGAACACAGCTCTCGGTTCTTTTGGGTCAAACACTTCTACTGTATCTGGTAATTCAAATATTGCCGTATCGTCTTCTTTGGCTAACATACAAAGCAACATGGCCATGGGACAATCAGTGCCTTCTATGGCACAAGGTGGTCTGATGGCTGGTCCACAATCAGGACAAGGTGGAATTGGTACGAACCAAAACATGATAAATAACCTTGGGACTACAGCTATCTCTTCTATGCCTACAATGATGCCAACACCAGGAATGGTCCAGCAGACAGGAGTAAATGCTCTTAGCGCGAACAACAGTTCTGCTATGAATATGCCTCTGGCACAACATCCTAATGGCCAGCAACCATCGAAGTATGTCAAAATTTGGGAG GGAACTTTGTCTGGGCAAAGGCAAGGACAACCTGTATTTATTTGTAAACTTGAA GGTTATAGGAGTGGAACAGCGTCTGACAC ACTTGCTTCAGACTGGCCAGAAACGATGCAGATCGTGCGCCTCATAGCCCAAGAGCATATGAACAACAA GCAGTATGTTGGCAAGGCAGACTTTCTAGTATTTCGAACATTGAATCAGCATGGTTTCCTCGGACAACTACAAGAGAAGAAATTG TGTGCAGTGATTCAGCTACCTTCACAAACTTTGCTGTTGTCAGTGTCTGACAAAGCTGGGCGCCTCATAGGAATGCTGTTTCCAGGG GATATGGTGGTATTCAAACCACAGGTCTCAACTCAGCAGCCACAGATGCagccacagcagcagcagcagcagctacaaCAGCAGCAGCACCAAatacagcagcaacagcagcaactaCAGCAACTGCAACAGCAGCAACTACAACAGCACCAAATGCAAATGCAGCCTCAAGGCCAGCAacttcagcagcagcagcagatgcaGCAaatgcaacagcaacaacaacagatgCAGCAAATGCAAcatcaacaacagcagcagcagcagcagattcagcagcagcagcagatgcagcagcagcagcagcagcagcagcagcagcagcagcaacaacagatgCAGCAaatgcaacagcagcagcagcagcagcctcaACAACTCCAGCAGCAGCCGCAGATGGTGGGTACAGGGATGGGTCAGCAACAATTCATGCAGGGGCATGGTCGGGCGGTGCAGATGATGCAAGGAAAGATCGCGCCACAGGGCCCAGGCAACATGTCTGGAGGAGGCTACCTATCTTGA
- the LOC119301260 gene encoding uncharacterized protein LOC119301260, giving the protein MYQVLEDYEAECLLRDKAAAEQPPVQNFSSASKLHITTQLNSEQVIFSTAAQADFFKMMSSLLPHIDISQRIFQIDNVWVDQKTLTVSMRPGGWMNPHTLDCYSKMLNTDLLNRGRQGLIPSNEPIVHIVGTEDMELLMRPLLNHSDPICADMLSEATVGFSLQNANFVHLPCFNDKQWIVITANFDSGKFFDIMNPDGSGNNKFTSIISTVTFNFKSLFAKTYPNCIAFNIKEFDYRFVPVPRTHFRYDTGIFLLQILKTYRGMGVPGFTTHDLQALRENFLYEIATCSNSEVQLPLVKAFQQNHGFRLFR; this is encoded by the exons ATGTACCAAGTCCTGGAAGATTATGAAGCTGAATGTTTGCTCAGAGATAAAGCAGCAGCAGAGCAGCCACCAGTGCAGAACTTCTCTTCAGCATCAAAATTGCACATAACAACTCAGCTCAATTCGGAACAAGTTATTTTCTCAACAGCAGCTCAAGCAGATTTCTTCAAAATGATGTCGTCACTTCTACCTCATATAGACATCAG CCAAAGGATATTCCAAATAGATAACGTGTGGGTCGATCAAAAAACTTTGACTGTTTCAATGAGGCCAGGCGGCTGGATGAACCCACACACTTTGGATTGCTATTCTAAAATGCTCAACACAGATCTACTCAATCGGGGAAGGCAGGGTCTAATACCAAGCAATGAACCTATTGTCCATATCGTCGGCACAGAAGACATG GAACTTCTAATGAGACCCTTACTAAACCATTCAGATCCAATATGCGCAGACATGTTAAGCGAAGCAACTGTTGGGTTCAGTTTACAGAACGCAAACTTC GTTCATCTGCCTTGCTTCAATGACAAACAGTGGATTGTAATCACTGCTAACTTTGACAGTGGCAAATTCTTTGATATAATGAACCCTGATGGATCTGGAAACAACAAATTCACTTCAATTATCAGCACTGTTACATTCAACTTCAAGAGTCTGTTTGCGAAAACATACCCAAATTGCATCGCATTCAACATAAAAGAATTTGACTACCGTTTCGTTCCAGTACCCCGGACTCATTTCAg GTACGACACCGGCATATTCCTCCTGCAAATTCTAAAAACATACCGGGGGATGGGAGTGCCAGGATTCACAACT CATGACCTACAGGCCTTAAGAGAAAATTTTCTCTACGAAATTGCGACTTGTTCCAACAGTGAAGTTCAACTACCATTGGTCAAAGCTTTCCAACAAAATCAC GGTTTCCGGCTATTCAGGTGA
- the LOC119301259 gene encoding uncharacterized protein LOC119301259 translates to MEEMSARKRNNQHLLPNEENGNNPPKRKKDVSNEDNLQLFVKFLSELNDTQKNIVRKLGFASLLRISCACNIDDIFMWLALQFNTATCTLELRNGFNFEFNTSIVHKILGIPAGGLPINSTPTKECVDIINNFVQSSAPTIEHLIAMITDNISEENFSTIFLLLAISSLIAPNAKGSPSKKFYSALQNISYAGKYNWCLSTLSYLVHQIKKIKSGHHQKKAFYPGGCKLILVVAHFEFLITSEFKFPIDILPRLPLWSSSLLKTFTALDTMHGVHLQFGRLPLKHISSTPFNNISNEGINKLPTCILQYISSKFPSIYNLQEKALLEDMTKKFWQTIISNSIPTTERYIDDLHSTISKSFTHINNEMTESANEQITSPNNHISLHQQAEQIYSNKYFKDPTTFLSSHDFLDFAMPYSNPPNWEKEDGDSSIQWLDKKFSQCLLLENSSGIDDLFQKRSPTFEDLFVIDKINKQYDYPDIDFLQVLKDYIYTHTEANGMQETDKIDCTKEKFCLTQMKFVRPNHNCRDSKLYCLQQGTDSTTTVALDVSRNMKCSQSAPPTRSFPTTQNYNLGSTSNACEPQNSDIDIPSFTAITDSLKFSPYARSPKQLPSKLFTS, encoded by the exons ATGGAAGAAATGTCAGCAAGGAAGAGGAACAACCAACATCTGCTTCCAAATGAAGAGAATGGGAATAATCCTCCCAAAAGAAAGAAG GATGTCAGCAATGAAGACAACCTCCAGTTGTTTGTTAAATTTCTGTCTGAACTTAATGATACTCAGAAGAACATAGTTCGAAAACTTGGCTTCGCTTCACTGCTACGAATCAGCTGTGCCTGCAACATTGATGATATTTTCATGTGGCTTGCATTACAATTCAATACTGCAACATGCACTCTGGAGCTGAGGAATGGATTCAATTTTGAATTCAACACATCTATTGTTCATAAAATCCTTGGAATTCCTGCTGGTGGCTTACCAATAAATTCTACACCAACCAAAGAATGTGTAGATATTATCAATAACTTTGTACAATCATCAGCACCTACTATAGAGCATCTTATTGCGATGATTACGGACAACATTTCCGAAGAAAATTTCTCTACTATATTCTTGCTCCTCGCTATCTCAAGCTTGATTGCTCCTAATGCGAAAGGTTCCCCATCAAAGAAATTCTACAGTGCTCTGCAAAACATTAGTTATGCTGGCAAATACAACTGGTGCCTTTCAACTCTATCCTACCTAGTACATCAAATAAAAAAAATTAAGTCAGGTCATCACCAGAAGAAGGCATTTTATCCTGGAGGATGCAAACTAATCTTGGTG GTTGCGCACTTCGAATTCTTAATTACTTCTGAATTCAAGTTCCCTATCGACATACTGCCAAGACTCCCATTGTGGTCATCTAGCTTGCTAAAAACTTTCACAGCCCTAGACACAATGCACGGTGTACACCTTCAGTTCGGAAGACTTCCG TTGAAACATATTTCATCAACTCCATTCAACAATATATCAAATGAAGGAATAAACAAACTCCCTACATGTATTCTACAGTACATCAGTTCCAAATTTCCGTCAATCTACAACTTACAG GAGAAGGCACTGCTTGAAGATATGACCAAGAAATTTTGGCAAACGATAATATCAAACTCCATTCCAACAACGGAAAGATACATTGATGATCTCCATTCGACAATCTCCAAGAGTTTCACCCACATCAACAATGAAATGACAGAGTCTGCAAATGAACAAATTACATCCCCGAACAACCACATTTCATTACACCAGCAAGCTGAACAAATCTACTCAAACAAATACTTCAAGGATCCAACAACTTTTTTATCGTCACATGATTTCCTGGATTTCGCAATGCCTTACAGTAATCCTCCAAACTGGGAAAAGGAAGAtggagattcatctattcaatggTTGGACAAGAAATTCTCACAGTGCCTCCTTTTAGAAAACTCATCAGGCATTGATGACCTGTTTCAGAAAAGGTCACCAACCTTTGAAGATTTGTTCGTCATCGATAAAATAAATAAACAATATGACTACCCAGATATTGATTTCCTCCAAG TACTCAAAGATTACATCTATACACACACAGAAGCGAATGGGATGCAAGAAACAGACAAAATTGATTGCACAAAAGAGAAATTCTGTTTGACCCAAATGAAATTCGTTAGACCTAATCATAACTGCAGAG ATAGCAAACTGTACTGTTTGCAACAAGGTACGGATTCAACAACTACGGTTGCCCTAGATGTTTCCAGGAATATGAAATGCTCGCAATCAGCACCTCCTACCAGAAGTTTTCCAACCACTCAAAACTACAACCTGGGTAGTACATCCAATGCGTGTGAACCACAAAATTCAGATATTGACATCCCTTCTTTTACCGCTATAACAGACAGCCTGAAATTTAGTCCCTATGCAAGAAGTCCCAAACAATTACCAAGCAAATTATTCACCTCCTAG
- the LOC119301261 gene encoding protein FAR1-RELATED SEQUENCE 5-like isoform X2 has translation MHKVIQCEKYDDVILIANDTGSEDVRNSYVDESGSTPAVIIVNTETLNGKNLCSTSTERGKDDVGHPSEQEQHYSEDACVPSDDCMSKKDSDDELTENESKPEEYLFPTPDEMENTSTPEVGKVFSSLEEAVRFVNIYAHISGFGIKKGRNYRNRKITICCCKSRKTEPNAAGVRKRRRNVVVRTNCQMHVTVSLQDGRWIITSQDLAHNHDLVCSPTLTKFFLSHRSMNEAEKLLSRLLQEHRIKPRKIMSIFRKLSGGKLGNITFDVKKLDNLKQEDREKRRNTDIEHTLEYIEKLQIDKPGFVYKAQRNASNSMLSLFWTDSRSRLDYLLFGDIISFDTTFSTNKYNMPFARLLELMATREQLFLVGPFCRMSRQTHLNGCLKLLLK, from the exons ATGCATAAAGTGATACAATGTGAGAAGTATGATGATGTTATTCTGATAGCAAATGATACTGGCAGTGAAGAT GTCCGAAACAGTTATGTTGACGAATCAGGTTCTACACCGGCTGTCATAATTGTGAACACAGAGACTTTGAATGGGAAAAATCTTTGTTCTACAAGCACAGAAAGGGGGAAAGATGATGTGGGACATCCTAGTGAACAG GAACAGCATTATAGTGAGGACGCTTGTGTCCCTTCGGATGATTGCATGAGCAAAAAAGATTCTGATGATGAGTTAACTGAAAATGAATCAAAACCAGAAGAGTACTTGTTCCCTACGCCAGATGAGATGGAGAATACAAGTACACCTGAAGTAGGGAAAGTATTCTCTAGTCTAGAAGAGGCTGTCAGATTTGTCAACATTTatgctcatatcagtgggtttggtaTCAAAAAAGGGAGGAATTACCGAAACAGGAAGATTACCATTTGCTGCTGCAAAAGTAGAAAAACAGAGCCCAATGCAGCAGGTGTGAGGAAGCGCAGGAGGAATGTGGTTGTTAGGACAAATTGTCAGATGCATGTTACAGTAAGCTTACAAGATGGCAGATGGATTATTACTTCCCAAGATCTTGCACATAATCATGATTTGGTATGTTCGCCTACATTGACCAAATTCTTCCTAAGTCATAGGAGCATGAATGAAGCTGAAAAACTTCTCTCGAGGCTGTTACAAGAACATAGAATTAAGCCAAGGAAGATAATGAGTATTTTTAGGAAGCTGTCTGGTGGAAAATTGGGTAACATTACATTCGATGTCAAGAAGCTTGACAACCTGAAACAGGAAGATCGTGAAAAGAGAAGGAACACGGACATTGAACACACTCTGGAGTATATTGAAAAACTGCAGATTGACAAACCTGGTTTTGTATACAAGGCTCAAAGAAACGCATCCAACTCAATGCTTAGCTTGTTCTGGACAGACTCAAGATCAAGGCTGGACTATTTGCTGTTTGGAGATATAATATCATTTGATACAACGTTCAGCACTAATAAGTACAATATGCCCTTTGCACGATTATTGGAGTTAATGGCCACTCGAGAACAATTGTTTTTGGTTGGGCCCTTTTGCAGAATGAGCAGGCAGACACATTTAAATGGTTGTTTGAAACTTTTGTTGAAGTGA
- the LOC119301261 gene encoding protein FAR1-RELATED SEQUENCE 5-like isoform X3 produces the protein MHKVIQCEKYDDVILIANDTGSEDVRNSYVDESGSTPAVIIVNTETLNGKNLCSTSTERGKDDVGHPSEQHYSEDACVPSDDCMSKKDSDDELTENESKPEEYLFPTPDEMENTSTPEVGKVFSSLEEAVRFVNIYAHISGFGIKKGRNYRNRKITICCCKSRKTEPNAAGVRKRRRNVVVRTNCQMHVTVSLQDGRWIITSQDLAHNHDLVCSPTLTKFFLSHRSMNEAEKLLSRLLQEHRIKPRKIMSIFRKLSGGKLGNITFDVKKLDNLKQEDREKRRNTDIEHTLEYIEKLQIDKPGFVYKAQRNASNSMLSLFWTDSRSRLDYLLFGDIISFDTTFSTNKYNMPFARLLELMATREQLFLVGPFCRMSRQTHLNGCLKLLLK, from the exons ATGCATAAAGTGATACAATGTGAGAAGTATGATGATGTTATTCTGATAGCAAATGATACTGGCAGTGAAGAT GTCCGAAACAGTTATGTTGACGAATCAGGTTCTACACCGGCTGTCATAATTGTGAACACAGAGACTTTGAATGGGAAAAATCTTTGTTCTACAAGCACAGAAAGGGGGAAAGATGATGTGGGACATCCTAGTGAACAG CATTATAGTGAGGACGCTTGTGTCCCTTCGGATGATTGCATGAGCAAAAAAGATTCTGATGATGAGTTAACTGAAAATGAATCAAAACCAGAAGAGTACTTGTTCCCTACGCCAGATGAGATGGAGAATACAAGTACACCTGAAGTAGGGAAAGTATTCTCTAGTCTAGAAGAGGCTGTCAGATTTGTCAACATTTatgctcatatcagtgggtttggtaTCAAAAAAGGGAGGAATTACCGAAACAGGAAGATTACCATTTGCTGCTGCAAAAGTAGAAAAACAGAGCCCAATGCAGCAGGTGTGAGGAAGCGCAGGAGGAATGTGGTTGTTAGGACAAATTGTCAGATGCATGTTACAGTAAGCTTACAAGATGGCAGATGGATTATTACTTCCCAAGATCTTGCACATAATCATGATTTGGTATGTTCGCCTACATTGACCAAATTCTTCCTAAGTCATAGGAGCATGAATGAAGCTGAAAAACTTCTCTCGAGGCTGTTACAAGAACATAGAATTAAGCCAAGGAAGATAATGAGTATTTTTAGGAAGCTGTCTGGTGGAAAATTGGGTAACATTACATTCGATGTCAAGAAGCTTGACAACCTGAAACAGGAAGATCGTGAAAAGAGAAGGAACACGGACATTGAACACACTCTGGAGTATATTGAAAAACTGCAGATTGACAAACCTGGTTTTGTATACAAGGCTCAAAGAAACGCATCCAACTCAATGCTTAGCTTGTTCTGGACAGACTCAAGATCAAGGCTGGACTATTTGCTGTTTGGAGATATAATATCATTTGATACAACGTTCAGCACTAATAAGTACAATATGCCCTTTGCACGATTATTGGAGTTAATGGCCACTCGAGAACAATTGTTTTTGGTTGGGCCCTTTTGCAGAATGAGCAGGCAGACACATTTAAATGGTTGTTTGAAACTTTTGTTGAAGTGA
- the LOC119301261 gene encoding protein FAR1-RELATED SEQUENCE 1-like isoform X1 — protein MGGKKPRVVLTDQDAAMKKAVPKVFPDAFHRFCIWHVRRKARENLGAYMSIKKGMEQDLDYCIMQSMTVEEFEMNWKEMELKHSCGKHAHIKRMWENREYFVPAYFQEVFCPFIRSTSRSESFNSNFKDYVLRKDTIETFLRQYELFQENVMHIEDQDRFLSNEKVPIMWGYQRVERHAAEIYTRAIYTKFLTEMLNSTAFGVNEIVKNESYELKRNFPYENPEFDREIFAVQVNREKEEFVCNCGKFQRDGILCCHILRLFTQFDMLKIPDQYIIPRWTREFREKELQEHKSSALGINGEDQSHNAVRYAIMMNTVGEVCSDISHDSRFCQELMDAVNAVHSKYLLGKQQTAEGDKTYEQTVNEACVSEPLNDPAVINNKSVRKGNRLKSRSEREGWKKAADKRKKCI, from the coding sequence ATGGGTGGAAAAAAACCGAGAGTAGTACTTACTGATCAAGATGCTGCAATGAAGAAAGCTGTTCCAAAAGTGTTCCCAGATGCATTCCATAGGTTCTGTATTTGGCATGTTAGAAGGAAAGCAAGAGAAAATTTGGGTGCATACATGTCAATTAAGAAAGGAATGGAACAAGACCTTGACTATTGTATCATGCAGTCCATGACTGTTGAAGAGTTTGAAATGAATTGGAAAGAAATGGAGCTGAAGCATAGTTGTGGAAAACATGCTCACATTAAGCGCATGTGGGAGAATAGAGAGTACTTTGTTCCTGCTTATTTCCAAGAAGTGTTCTGCCCGTTCATTAGGTCTACCAGCAGAAGTGAGAGCTTCAATTCAAATTTCAAGGACTATGTTTTGCGAAAGGATACAATAGAAACTTTCCTTCGTCAGTATGAATTATTCCAGGAAAATGTGATGCACATAGAGGATCAAGATAGGTTCTTGTCTAATGAAAAAGTACCTATCATGTGGGGATATCAGCGGGTTGAGCGTCATGCAGCTGAAATTTACACCAGAGCTATATATACCAAGTTCTTGACTGAAATGTTAAATTCAACTGCTTTCGGGGTTAATGAGATTGTGAAGAATGAATCATATGAATTAAAGAGGAACTTTCCATACGAAAATCCAGAGTTTGACAGGGAAATCTTTGCTGTGCAAGTAAATCGAGAAAAGGAAGAATTTGTGTGCAATTGTGGGAAGTTTCAGAGGGATGGTATTCTTTGTTGCCACATCCTTAGATTGTTTACGCAGTTTGACATGCTCAAGATACCTGACCAGTATATTATTCCTAGATGGACTAGAGAATTTAGGGAGAAGGAATTGCAGGAACACAAGTCTAGTGCCCTTGGTATTAATGGAGAAGACCAGTCACACAATGCTGTCAGATATGCCATCATGATGAATACAGTGGGGGAGGTATGCTCTGACATAAGTCATGATTCACGTTTTTGTCAAGAGCTGATGGATGCAGTTAATGCTGTTCATAGTAAGTATCTTCTAGGCAAGCAACAAACTGCAGAAGGGGATAAAACTTATGAACAAACAGTGAACGAAGCATGTGTGAGTGAGCCTTTGAACGATCCTGCTGTAATAAACAACAAGTCAGTGAGGAAAGGGAACAGATTGAAGAGCCGATCCGAGAGAGAAGGGTGGAAAAAGGCTGCTGATAAACGGAAGAAATGTATTTGA